A section of the Rhizobium sp. SSA_523 genome encodes:
- a CDS encoding alpha/beta hydrolase, with amino-acid sequence MFTTSASLASPTGAVLALRHQPAAGAPRAILQICHGLAEHSGRYRAFAEFMADRGFEVYAHDHRGHGLTTAPDAVQGRFAQTGGVEKVIADVKAVTDHATAQNPGLPVLLFGHSMGGLIALNTALSHPRSVQALAIWNSNFAVGFMGRVAQAVLKTERALKGSDVPSAILPRLTFETWGRSMPDFKSQADWLSRDRAEVEAYEADPLCGFDISVSMWLDVFDLTFRGSQQQGLSRLKKDMPIHLVGGGEDPATDGAKAIAWLSHRLAAAGFTRVTRRIYPEMRHETLKEIGREKAMAEFADWAAAHLAAPPAMAGMTS; translated from the coding sequence ATGTTTACGACATCCGCCAGCCTGGCAAGCCCGACCGGCGCCGTCCTTGCGCTGCGCCACCAGCCCGCAGCCGGCGCGCCGCGGGCCATCCTGCAGATCTGCCATGGCCTGGCCGAGCATTCCGGGCGCTATCGCGCCTTCGCAGAATTCATGGCGGATCGGGGCTTTGAGGTCTATGCCCATGACCATCGCGGCCATGGATTGACCACGGCACCGGATGCGGTGCAGGGACGGTTTGCACAAACGGGCGGCGTGGAAAAGGTGATCGCCGATGTAAAGGCCGTCACCGATCACGCGACCGCGCAAAATCCCGGCCTTCCCGTTCTGCTGTTCGGCCATTCCATGGGCGGCCTGATTGCGCTCAACACGGCGCTCAGCCACCCGCGCAGCGTCCAGGCACTTGCGATCTGGAATTCCAACTTCGCCGTCGGCTTCATGGGCCGCGTAGCGCAGGCCGTGCTGAAGACCGAGCGGGCATTGAAAGGCTCGGATGTGCCGAGCGCCATCCTGCCGCGGCTCACCTTCGAGACCTGGGGCCGCTCCATGCCCGATTTCAAGAGCCAGGCCGACTGGCTGAGCCGCGACCGCGCCGAAGTGGAGGCCTATGAGGCCGATCCGCTCTGCGGCTTCGATATCAGTGTGTCGATGTGGCTCGACGTCTTCGACCTCACCTTTCGCGGCAGTCAGCAGCAAGGCCTGAGCCGGCTGAAGAAGGACATGCCCATCCACCTCGTCGGCGGCGGAGAAGATCCCGCCACCGATGGCGCCAAGGCGATTGCCTGGCTCTCCCATCGCCTTGCGGCTGCCGGATTCACCAGGGTCACCCGGCGCATCTATCCCGAAATGCGCCACGAGACGCTCAAGGAGATCGGCCGCGAAAAGGCCATGGCCGAATTTGCCGATTGGGCGGCTGCACATCTCGCCGCGCCGCCCGCCATGGCCGGAATGACCTCATGA
- a CDS encoding CaiB/BaiF CoA-transferase family protein — MQSESPQKPPLQGIRVIELARILAGPWAGQVLADYGADVIKLENPEGGDDTRSWGPPFVTGADGDNLSAAYYHATNRGKRSVAVDFSTPEGQKIVRDLVRDADVVIENFKRGGLAKYGLDYESLKAINPRLVYCSITGFGQDGPYADLAGYDYIVQGMSGFMSVTGASDGEPMKAGVAIADLFTGIYAVTAIQAALIHVMKTGEGQFVDMALLDVMSAVMANQNMNYLISGQSPVRLGNAHPNISPYEVMPTKDGHLILAVGNDGQFRRFCSLLGLAELADDVRYATNRARVAHRGELRATLIDATAGWTKAELLAACGRNGVPAGPINSIGDMFEDPQIQARGLKIELEAADGTVIPGVRTPVVLSRTPLRYDRPSPRLGEHTDDVLSELDLRQEERQTP, encoded by the coding sequence ATGCAGAGCGAAAGCCCCCAGAAACCGCCCCTCCAGGGCATTCGTGTGATCGAGCTGGCCCGGATCCTGGCTGGACCCTGGGCGGGCCAGGTGCTGGCCGACTACGGCGCCGATGTGATCAAGCTCGAAAACCCCGAAGGCGGCGATGATACGCGCAGCTGGGGGCCGCCTTTCGTGACCGGCGCCGATGGCGACAATCTCTCGGCCGCCTATTACCACGCCACCAATCGGGGCAAGCGGTCGGTTGCGGTCGACTTCTCGACGCCTGAAGGGCAGAAGATCGTGCGCGACCTGGTGCGGGATGCCGATGTCGTCATCGAAAACTTCAAGCGCGGCGGACTGGCGAAATACGGGCTCGACTACGAGAGCCTGAAAGCGATCAATCCCCGGCTGGTCTATTGCTCCATCACCGGCTTCGGCCAGGACGGTCCTTATGCCGATCTCGCCGGCTATGATTACATCGTGCAGGGCATGTCCGGCTTCATGTCGGTGACCGGCGCCAGCGATGGCGAGCCGATGAAGGCCGGCGTCGCCATTGCCGATCTGTTCACCGGCATCTATGCCGTCACGGCCATCCAGGCGGCGCTGATCCACGTCATGAAGACCGGCGAAGGCCAGTTCGTCGACATGGCGCTGCTCGACGTGATGTCGGCAGTGATGGCCAACCAGAACATGAACTACCTGATCTCGGGCCAATCTCCCGTGCGGCTCGGCAATGCCCATCCCAATATCAGCCCCTATGAAGTCATGCCGACCAAAGACGGCCACCTGATCCTGGCCGTCGGCAATGACGGCCAGTTCCGCCGCTTCTGCAGCCTTCTCGGCCTTGCCGAACTGGCCGACGATGTCCGCTATGCCACCAATCGCGCGCGCGTCGCGCATCGGGGCGAATTGCGCGCCACCCTCATCGACGCAACGGCGGGCTGGACGAAAGCGGAGCTTCTGGCCGCCTGCGGCCGCAATGGCGTTCCGGCCGGACCGATCAATTCCATCGGCGATATGTTCGAAGATCCGCAGATTCAGGCACGCGGCCTGAAAATCGAGCTTGAAGCTGCCGATGGAACGGTCATACCTGGAGTGCGCACGCCCGTCGTGCTTTCCAGGACGCCGCTGCGCTATGACAGGCCAAGCCCGCGGCTTGGCGAACATACGGACGATGTTCTCTCGGAACTCGACCTGCGACAGGAAGAAAGGCAGACCCCATGA
- a CDS encoding thiamine pyrophosphate-binding protein, with protein sequence MKTGGQLIVEALKANGASRVSCVPGESYLAVLDALYDSGIEVLVCRQEGGAAMMADCWGRLTGEPGICMVTRGPGATNASAGLHVAMQDSIPMILFIGQVQRDAREREAFQEVEYRRAFTEFAKWVGEIDDARRIPEFVTRAFAVATSGRPGPVVLTLPEDMLMDAVEAPAAQHYTRVEAHPGRAQLARFGDLLKEARRPMIILGGTRWSEDAVADIHDFAARFHLPVGCSFRRQMLFDHMHTSYAGDVGIGINPALAKEIKDSDLILLLGARMSEMPSSGYTLLDIPYPSQTIVHVFPDPEELGRIYRPDLAICAAPAEFVAALRDLEAPASPIWAERTAAMHDAYLKWSTPPETGPGDVQMGPIMTWIEHNTPKTAIFTNGAGNYATWLHRFHRFQAYNTQAAPTSGSMGYGLPAAVAAKQLFPDREVVCFAGDGCFMMHGQEFITAVRYDLPIITVLVNNGTYGTIRMHQEREFPGRVSATDLVNPDFVAFAQAYGGHGERVERTDDFGPAYERARRSDKPAIIEVMLSPEAITPTRTLTQIREKTA encoded by the coding sequence ATGAAGACCGGCGGACAATTGATCGTCGAGGCGCTGAAAGCGAACGGCGCAAGCCGCGTCTCCTGCGTTCCGGGCGAAAGCTATCTCGCTGTTCTCGACGCGCTCTATGACAGCGGCATCGAGGTGCTCGTCTGCCGGCAGGAAGGCGGCGCCGCGATGATGGCCGATTGCTGGGGCCGGCTGACCGGCGAGCCCGGCATCTGCATGGTGACCCGCGGTCCGGGCGCCACCAATGCCTCCGCCGGCCTGCATGTCGCCATGCAGGATTCGATCCCGATGATCCTCTTCATCGGCCAGGTCCAGCGCGATGCGCGCGAGCGCGAGGCCTTTCAGGAGGTGGAATACCGCCGCGCCTTCACCGAATTTGCCAAATGGGTCGGCGAGATCGACGATGCGCGCCGCATTCCCGAATTCGTCACCCGTGCCTTTGCCGTCGCCACCTCCGGCCGTCCCGGCCCCGTGGTGCTGACGCTGCCGGAAGACATGCTGATGGACGCGGTCGAGGCGCCGGCCGCCCAGCACTATACCCGCGTCGAGGCCCATCCAGGCCGGGCGCAGCTTGCCCGCTTCGGCGACCTGCTGAAAGAAGCGCGCCGGCCGATGATCATCCTCGGCGGCACGCGCTGGAGCGAGGACGCTGTTGCGGATATCCACGATTTCGCCGCGCGCTTCCACCTGCCGGTCGGCTGTTCCTTCCGCCGGCAGATGCTGTTCGACCATATGCACACCTCCTATGCCGGCGATGTCGGCATCGGCATCAATCCGGCGCTTGCCAAGGAGATCAAGGACAGCGACCTGATCCTCCTGCTCGGCGCCCGGATGTCGGAAATGCCCTCCTCCGGCTACACGCTTCTCGATATACCCTACCCCTCGCAGACGATCGTGCATGTCTTTCCCGATCCGGAAGAACTCGGCCGGATCTACCGTCCGGATCTGGCGATATGCGCCGCACCGGCGGAATTCGTCGCAGCCCTGCGGGATCTCGAAGCCCCGGCTTCGCCGATCTGGGCCGAGCGGACCGCCGCCATGCATGATGCCTATTTGAAATGGTCGACGCCGCCGGAAACCGGACCGGGGGATGTGCAGATGGGCCCGATCATGACCTGGATCGAGCACAATACGCCGAAGACCGCGATCTTCACCAATGGCGCCGGCAATTATGCCACCTGGCTGCACCGTTTTCACCGGTTCCAGGCCTATAATACGCAGGCCGCTCCCACATCCGGCTCCATGGGCTACGGACTGCCGGCGGCAGTGGCCGCCAAGCAGCTCTTCCCCGACCGCGAAGTCGTCTGCTTTGCCGGCGATGGCTGCTTCATGATGCATGGACAGGAATTCATCACGGCCGTGCGCTATGACCTGCCAATCATCACCGTTCTCGTCAACAACGGCACCTATGGCACGATCCGCATGCACCAGGAGCGGGAGTTCCCCGGCCGCGTCAGCGCCACCGATCTCGTCAATCCGGACTTCGTCGCCTTCGCACAAGCCTATGGCGGCCATGGGGAACGGGTCGAAAGGACCGACGACTTCGGCCCGGCCTATGAGCGGGCGCGCAGGAGCGACAAGCCGGCCATTATCGAGGTGATGCTGTCGCCGGAAGCCATTACCCCGACCCGCACGCTGACGCAGATTCGCGAAAAGACCGCCTGA
- a CDS encoding LysE family translocator, with translation MLHAYLIALTGIALAQISPGPNLFAVAGAGLGHGRKAAFFVVLGIASAILVWVAAAAAGLGALLTLYPSVLTVMKVLGGSYLCFIGIRALRSAIRGGPPSIKANEGAWTPCSAWRHGLLINLSNPKSALAWAALATFLYGSGLTGPQVLGFAPLGFLSAIVIYGVYAILFSTGLVRKLQARFTRATDALFGLAFGAIGARILADGVGEVVRR, from the coding sequence TTGCTGCATGCTTACCTGATTGCGCTCACCGGTATTGCCCTTGCCCAGATCAGCCCTGGTCCCAACCTCTTCGCCGTTGCCGGCGCGGGGCTCGGCCACGGTCGAAAGGCAGCCTTCTTCGTCGTCCTCGGCATCGCCTCGGCCATCCTCGTGTGGGTTGCTGCGGCAGCGGCCGGTCTCGGCGCGCTTCTGACGCTCTATCCATCCGTCCTGACGGTGATGAAGGTGCTGGGCGGCAGCTATCTGTGCTTCATCGGGATCAGGGCGCTCCGCTCGGCGATCCGGGGCGGACCGCCCTCGATCAAGGCCAATGAAGGCGCCTGGACGCCGTGTTCGGCCTGGCGTCACGGGCTCCTGATCAATCTGTCCAATCCGAAATCCGCCCTTGCCTGGGCGGCGCTGGCGACTTTCCTCTACGGATCCGGCCTGACGGGCCCGCAAGTGCTCGGCTTTGCGCCGCTCGGCTTTCTCTCGGCGATCGTCATCTACGGAGTCTATGCGATCCTGTTTTCGACGGGCCTTGTGCGCAAGCTGCAGGCGCGGTTCACGCGGGCGACCGATGCTCTCTTCGGCCTGGCCTTCGGGGCGATCGGCGCACGCATTCTCGCCGATGGCGTCGGCGAGGTCGTCAGACGCTGA
- a CDS encoding bifunctional diguanylate cyclase/phosphodiesterase, translating into MEDENALGIWQDDAFVSAIARMQESVRESDVLRNLHLACEVVAGPLRLLGVTVCHDGKTVLEKADYGSLPLPPDLPSLECFLAHCGIDTEGDVWRPDGEPAMFGRSLCLKQKVVGRVALFGPGLKRQRAVRHCAQVIRLCATALAGFRQRRLAQMVLEALEESHEAISFYDEKDGIVFTNPAYHRVFPHYPEPAKLLGRTHLDLYRLDLEAGIIDDPLAIADPEAYLAERAHKAKSLVGHQREIQKIGSRTYIYTRSRSKTGATMSRRIDITEQIATEAQLREREAELRTIAFRDALTGLHNRAFLRDYLARLQTEAACDIAGFVIDLDGFKLVNDSYGHDLGDHILQVVAQRLLTSVPQDDLVIRLGGDEFVALLTPAPTRDELAALAGRIVCALQEPILHEGVAMRVGVSIGIHSGSSLEAAELISDADIAMYEMKKKKRSGFAFFEPAMRLAVSRRIRLTEDIRAAIAGNAFELYYQPQYSSRDHRVVGCEALARWKHATEGFISPEIFIPIIEEEGLIEGFGEWVLRAACQEAVQWPDWARVAVNVSPLQLSSGRFPAILADVLSSSGLRPDRLELEITESVFLGEEASTRAQLEQWKALGVRIALDDFGYGYSSLGYLTSFPIDKIKIDRRFLGASSRAESEARIEVIVPAIISLAQSLGMAVTAEGVEHPEQAAYLADHSCGELQGYLLGKPMPAAEARSLFEKARAERPRDAGSTRRSRIHSS; encoded by the coding sequence ATGGAAGACGAGAACGCGCTTGGTATCTGGCAGGACGATGCTTTTGTCAGCGCCATTGCGCGCATGCAGGAGTCCGTGCGGGAGAGTGACGTCCTGCGGAACCTGCATCTCGCCTGTGAGGTTGTGGCGGGACCCTTGCGCCTGCTCGGCGTCACCGTGTGCCACGACGGCAAGACGGTTCTGGAAAAGGCGGATTACGGCAGTCTGCCTCTCCCGCCAGACCTCCCCTCCCTGGAATGCTTCCTTGCCCATTGCGGGATCGACACGGAAGGCGACGTCTGGCGACCGGATGGCGAGCCAGCCATGTTCGGCCGGAGCCTTTGCCTGAAGCAGAAGGTGGTGGGCCGCGTGGCGCTGTTCGGGCCGGGATTGAAGCGGCAGCGCGCGGTGCGCCACTGCGCGCAGGTCATCAGGCTTTGCGCCACCGCTTTGGCCGGCTTTCGCCAGAGGCGCCTGGCCCAGATGGTGCTCGAAGCGCTGGAGGAAAGCCATGAGGCCATTTCCTTCTATGACGAGAAGGATGGCATCGTCTTCACCAACCCGGCCTATCACCGCGTCTTTCCGCATTATCCGGAACCGGCAAAGCTGCTCGGGCGGACGCATCTGGACCTCTACCGGCTGGATCTGGAGGCGGGCATCATCGACGATCCGCTGGCGATCGCCGATCCTGAGGCCTATCTCGCCGAACGCGCTCACAAAGCGAAGTCCCTGGTCGGCCATCAACGCGAAATCCAGAAGATCGGCAGCCGGACCTATATCTATACCCGGTCGCGCTCCAAAACCGGGGCAACCATGTCGCGGCGGATCGATATTACCGAGCAGATCGCGACCGAAGCGCAACTGCGCGAGCGCGAAGCGGAGCTGCGCACCATCGCTTTCCGCGATGCGCTGACCGGCCTCCACAATCGCGCCTTCCTCCGCGATTACCTGGCACGTCTGCAGACCGAGGCAGCTTGCGACATTGCCGGCTTCGTCATCGATCTCGACGGCTTCAAGCTGGTCAACGACAGCTATGGCCATGATCTCGGCGACCATATTCTCCAGGTCGTGGCGCAGAGACTGCTGACGTCGGTGCCACAGGACGATCTCGTCATACGGCTTGGCGGCGACGAATTCGTCGCGCTCCTGACGCCGGCACCGACAAGGGACGAGCTGGCGGCGCTGGCCGGTCGCATCGTCTGCGCCTTGCAGGAGCCCATTCTGCACGAGGGCGTGGCCATGCGCGTCGGCGTCAGTATCGGCATCCATTCCGGCTCAAGCCTCGAGGCGGCCGAACTGATAAGCGATGCCGACATTGCCATGTACGAAATGAAGAAGAAGAAGCGCAGCGGCTTTGCCTTCTTCGAACCTGCCATGCGGCTGGCGGTAAGCCGGCGCATCCGCCTGACGGAAGACATACGCGCCGCAATTGCCGGCAACGCGTTCGAACTCTATTACCAGCCGCAATATTCCAGCCGCGACCATCGCGTGGTCGGCTGCGAGGCGCTGGCGCGCTGGAAGCACGCCACTGAAGGCTTCATCTCACCCGAGATCTTCATTCCGATCATCGAGGAGGAAGGCCTGATCGAGGGCTTCGGCGAATGGGTGCTGAGAGCGGCGTGCCAGGAGGCCGTCCAGTGGCCCGATTGGGCCCGGGTCGCGGTCAATGTCTCGCCGCTGCAGCTGTCGAGCGGTCGCTTCCCGGCCATTCTTGCTGATGTCCTTTCAAGCAGCGGGCTTCGGCCCGATCGGCTGGAACTGGAGATCACCGAATCCGTCTTTCTCGGCGAGGAAGCGAGCACGCGCGCGCAGCTCGAACAATGGAAGGCGCTCGGCGTGCGCATCGCGCTCGACGATTTCGGCTATGGCTATTCCTCGCTCGGCTATCTCACATCCTTTCCCATCGACAAGATCAAGATCGATCGCCGTTTCCTCGGCGCCTCGAGCAGGGCGGAATCGGAAGCCAGGATTGAAGTCATCGTCCCCGCCATCATCTCGCTTGCGCAATCTTTGGGCATGGCGGTTACGGCCGAAGGGGTCGAACATCCCGAACAGGCGGCCTATCTTGCCGACCATTCCTGCGGCGAGTTGCAGGGCTATCTTCTGGGCAAACCCATGCCGGCGGCAGAGGCGCGCTCCCTCTTTGAAAAAGCCCGTGCGGAGCGGCCGCGTGACGCCGGCTCGACCCGTCGATCCCGCATCCACAGCTCATGA
- a CDS encoding RidA family protein: MSIKRIEPGKRMSGAVVHGNTVYLAGQVGEGTSVTEQSKSALAEVDRLLAAAGTDKSKILQTIIYLSDMSTFGEMNAVWEGWIDPANPPARATSEAALATPDYKVEFIVTAAL, encoded by the coding sequence ATGAGCATCAAGCGTATCGAACCCGGCAAGCGCATGAGTGGCGCCGTCGTTCACGGCAACACCGTCTATCTCGCCGGCCAGGTCGGTGAAGGCACCTCGGTGACGGAACAGTCGAAGTCGGCACTGGCCGAAGTCGACCGCCTGCTCGCTGCAGCCGGTACGGACAAGTCGAAGATCCTGCAGACGATCATCTACCTCTCCGACATGTCGACATTCGGCGAAATGAATGCCGTCTGGGAAGGCTGGATCGATCCGGCGAACCCGCCGGCGCGCGCAACCTCCGAAGCCGCTCTGGCGACCCCGGATTACAAGGTCGAGTTCATCGTCACCGCTGCTCTGTGA
- a CDS encoding TIGR01244 family sulfur transferase: protein MEIRQINDEYSVTGQITPQDLDEIKAMGFQSIVCNRPDDEEPGQPNFAEVAARAEELGLKIAHVPVGRMGVDAEAVNGMVDALDDLPRPMLGYCRSGARSTAIYEKSQHLRG, encoded by the coding sequence ATAGAAATCCGCCAGATCAACGATGAATATTCGGTGACGGGGCAGATTACCCCGCAGGACCTGGACGAGATCAAGGCGATGGGCTTCCAGTCGATCGTCTGCAATCGCCCGGATGACGAAGAGCCCGGCCAGCCGAACTTCGCAGAGGTGGCGGCCAGGGCCGAGGAATTGGGACTGAAGATCGCGCATGTGCCGGTGGGCCGCATGGGCGTGGATGCCGAAGCCGTCAACGGCATGGTCGACGCGCTGGATGATCTGCCGCGCCCCATGCTGGGCTATTGCCGTTCCGGCGCCCGCTCCACGGCCATTTACGAGAAGAGCCAGCACCTGCGCGGCTGA
- a CDS encoding DUF4432 family protein, translated as MKLFAAARGPKLFLDEKSVLDIGACLVDATDVAPGRAIPDDGDPRIDHSLEGFLFTCGPDHIRHPVPVGGNAGKRFPLHGSFSGNKADILFWDAQGEDAECTARIAVTTAEGGEALLERRYRISGETGEVCLTDRVTNVGSLPFAKVHMYHMNLGAWLFDSHVRLTGRMLEGGSLAWNFGEEPGGVFCVPARSQSEDWAEVALGPIASLGGVTLKVKFKTDTLPYLQVWRNQKAPAHVLGIEPVSHRLASREELSASGELHVLAPGESVDYALRFAFG; from the coding sequence GTGAAGCTATTTGCCGCGGCCCGGGGGCCGAAACTGTTCCTGGATGAGAAAAGCGTCCTCGATATCGGCGCCTGCCTTGTGGATGCCACCGATGTGGCGCCCGGTCGTGCCATCCCCGATGACGGAGATCCGCGAATCGATCATTCGCTGGAGGGTTTCCTGTTCACCTGCGGGCCGGATCACATCCGCCATCCGGTGCCTGTGGGCGGCAATGCCGGGAAGCGCTTTCCGCTGCACGGCTCCTTCTCCGGCAACAAGGCCGATATCCTCTTCTGGGATGCGCAGGGCGAGGATGCCGAATGCACTGCGCGCATTGCCGTCACCACCGCGGAGGGTGGAGAGGCGCTGCTGGAACGCCGCTACCGGATCAGCGGCGAAACGGGCGAGGTTTGCCTGACCGACAGGGTCACCAATGTCGGGTCGCTGCCATTTGCCAAAGTGCACATGTACCACATGAACCTCGGCGCCTGGCTGTTCGACAGCCATGTGCGCCTGACGGGCCGCATGCTGGAAGGCGGCAGCCTTGCCTGGAATTTCGGCGAGGAGCCGGGCGGTGTCTTCTGCGTGCCGGCCCGCTCGCAAAGCGAGGATTGGGCGGAGGTGGCGCTTGGGCCGATTGCCAGCCTGGGAGGCGTGACGCTGAAGGTGAAGTTCAAGACCGATACGCTGCCTTATCTCCAGGTCTGGCGCAATCAGAAGGCTCCCGCGCATGTGCTCGGCATCGAGCCGGTCTCGCATCGCCTGGCAAGCCGCGAGGAGCTTTCGGCCTCGGGTGAGCTTCATGTGCTCGCGCCCGGAGAGAGCGTCGATTACGCCCTGCGCTTCGCCTTCGGCTGA
- a CDS encoding L,D-transpeptidase, translating to MKSAPLTSIGLSIGLGISLGFGLSLVSAEKAQAQSRYGDYRSDTVLVTPDGAILDYMPEAGEVVVRRDGMGRRVLYDRYGNLIATEVQGGGRAYDETYPPPPARDYSYRPGGEQGGNYRDFREYRPGSEPGDVTGTIPGGVPRDSAIIRLPLDEDGAIFDDGEQEASIAPQALPQPTIAPQSNKPVISMTKKAEAEIVALQVFLDRQGISPGVIDGHQGENVNKAIAAWQEMTGETLDPNNSEEIMQRLSYSGGLPIVDYTITAADAAGPYVASIPDDYAHKAQLPAMSYTSVTEALAERFHMDEAYLKNLNPNADFSVPGTIIKVVNPGQPKTGEVVRILADKAKKQVLAYGSDGKLVAVYPATIGSSDTPSPSGTHTVERIALNPGYTYNPKINFKQGDNDKILQIPPGPNGPVGTVWIALSKPTYGIHGTPEPSKIGKTNSHGCIRLTNWDATELAKMVKPGTVVEFVD from the coding sequence GTGAAGTCTGCACCTCTGACAAGCATCGGCCTTAGCATCGGCTTGGGAATAAGCCTGGGCTTCGGCCTCTCTCTCGTCTCCGCCGAAAAGGCGCAGGCGCAGAGCCGCTATGGTGACTACCGCTCGGACACCGTCCTCGTGACGCCCGACGGCGCCATCCTGGATTATATGCCGGAAGCAGGCGAAGTTGTGGTTCGCCGCGACGGGATGGGGCGGCGCGTTCTCTACGATCGGTACGGCAACCTGATTGCGACGGAAGTGCAAGGCGGCGGCCGCGCCTATGACGAGACCTATCCCCCGCCTCCGGCCCGCGATTATTCCTATCGCCCGGGCGGCGAACAGGGCGGCAATTATCGTGATTTCCGCGAATATCGACCCGGCTCCGAGCCCGGCGACGTGACGGGTACCATTCCCGGCGGCGTGCCCCGTGATTCGGCCATCATCCGGCTGCCGCTCGACGAGGACGGCGCCATTTTCGACGACGGAGAGCAGGAAGCCTCCATCGCACCGCAGGCCCTGCCCCAGCCGACCATCGCTCCGCAGAGCAACAAGCCTGTCATTTCGATGACGAAGAAGGCGGAGGCCGAAATCGTTGCGCTGCAGGTCTTTCTGGATCGGCAGGGCATTTCGCCGGGCGTGATCGACGGCCATCAGGGCGAAAACGTCAACAAGGCCATTGCCGCCTGGCAGGAAATGACGGGCGAAACGCTGGATCCGAACAATTCCGAAGAAATCATGCAGCGGCTCTCTTATTCCGGCGGCCTGCCGATCGTCGACTATACGATCACCGCTGCCGATGCCGCCGGTCCTTATGTAGCATCCATACCGGATGACTATGCCCATAAGGCGCAGCTGCCGGCCATGTCCTACACCTCGGTGACGGAGGCGCTGGCGGAGCGCTTCCACATGGACGAAGCCTATCTGAAGAACCTCAACCCGAACGCCGATTTCAGCGTTCCCGGCACGATCATCAAGGTTGTCAATCCGGGCCAGCCCAAGACCGGCGAAGTCGTCCGCATCCTGGCCGACAAGGCCAAGAAGCAGGTGCTTGCCTATGGGTCGGACGGCAAGCTGGTCGCCGTCTATCCGGCCACGATCGGGTCCTCCGACACGCCCTCGCCTTCGGGCACGCATACGGTGGAGCGGATCGCGCTCAACCCCGGATACACGTATAATCCGAAGATCAACTTCAAGCAGGGCGACAATGACAAGATCCTGCAGATCCCGCCCGGCCCCAACGGTCCCGTCGGAACGGTCTGGATCGCGCTGTCCAAGCCCACTTACGGCATTCACGGCACGCCGGAACCGTCCAAGATCGGCAAGACCAACAGCCATGGCTGTATCCGCCTGACCAATTGGGACGCGACCGAACTGGCGAAAATGGTGAAGCCCGGCACCGTGGTGGAATTCGTCGACTGA
- a CDS encoding ParA family protein, translated as MPVISFANAKGGAGKTTAALLLATELAHQGYRVTLIDADPQRWISQWHDMSGAVRNITIITEVTVASLQCHLREMAAATDYFIIDLAGARDALVTTAIGLSDHVFIPIQGSAMDAKGGAQILDLLALMRDKAGLAISHSVVLTRVTPMVTTRSLLAIKGLLAQRGVNVLNTPIGERTAFREVFEAGGTLYSLDPAKVSNLDKARDNSRALAEEIKQLMPVRIVRSGTPRVLNFRRDAA; from the coding sequence ATGCCAGTCATCTCATTTGCAAATGCCAAAGGCGGGGCCGGAAAGACCACCGCCGCGCTTTTGCTTGCCACCGAACTCGCACATCAGGGCTACCGCGTAACCCTGATCGATGCCGACCCCCAGCGCTGGATCAGCCAGTGGCATGACATGTCCGGCGCGGTGCGCAATATCACGATCATCACGGAGGTGACGGTCGCTTCGCTCCAATGTCATCTGCGGGAAATGGCGGCGGCCACGGATTATTTCATCATCGATCTCGCCGGTGCCCGCGATGCCCTGGTCACTACCGCGATCGGCCTTTCCGATCACGTCTTCATCCCCATCCAGGGTTCGGCCATGGATGCCAAGGGCGGTGCGCAGATCCTCGATCTTCTGGCGCTGATGAGGGACAAGGCCGGTCTGGCCATTTCTCATTCGGTTGTCCTGACGCGCGTGACGCCGATGGTGACGACACGTTCGCTGCTGGCCATCAAGGGCCTGCTCGCCCAGCGCGGGGTGAACGTGCTGAATACGCCGATCGGCGAGCGCACCGCTTTCCGCGAAGTCTTCGAAGCCGGCGGCACGCTCTATTCGCTCGACCCGGCGAAAGTCTCCAATCTCGACAAGGCCCGCGACAATTCCCGTGCGCTTGCCGAAGAGATCAAGCAGCTGATGCCGGTGCGGATTGTGCGAAGCGGCACGCCGCGGGTGCTGAACTTCCGGCGGGACGCTGCCTGA